A window from Drosophila nasuta strain 15112-1781.00 chromosome 3, ASM2355853v1, whole genome shotgun sequence encodes these proteins:
- the LOC132793296 gene encoding LOW QUALITY PROTEIN: uncharacterized protein LOC132793296 (The sequence of the model RefSeq protein was modified relative to this genomic sequence to represent the inferred CDS: deleted 4 bases in 4 codons), which translates to MSVHYKFKSTLHFDTITFDGLHISVADLKREIIQQKRLGKIIDFDLQITNAQNKEEYKDDNFLIPKNTTLIISRIPIAHPVKKGWDPAAENTVAAAPTNKSENLNMDLFKMQGSEEEKIQAMMMQSTADYDPKTYHRIKGQSQVGEVPASYRCNKCKRGGHWIKNCTFAGGKEQYEVKRTTGIPRSFRGKPEISIEPEASKYLMSTEKEQEIPEDLICGICRNIFVDAVMIPCCGSSFCDDCVRTSLLESEDSECPDCKEKNCSPGSLIPNRFLRNSVNVFKNESGYKLAAYKPVSKATPPAEKKEDEVAAELPEESSQTQDEEPQNEQEENKPDTEEEEDEEEDGGENDAPEASNINSIDPIAIPSYSQKSHGNNVIQRRDHNYEYKSDLDMKPQSNYPKSDVKQERSLLPTPVGTHHKPQYPNHNMNDQRDKPVMNPEQDHRMGIYKPPYMQMPRLPTMHQHMAPYNNGYNNIQHRPPMSFGHYQNQPVHQINAPYIPPGNMNINPSQTFQSSNLASIYQGVAAKVGTGLIDDPLEAFNRIMKEKEKQKVERRRSPGHHRSRSPGRPRHRFKSPIYDRGSSRGNENKEKRPRSRERKREYSYERGRPSRLVRHSSPGSNSPSDKKKRYVHRRSPSPKQGHKQRLREKSLPKPLYGSKPDTVEPPPPGFESLPIENIADNDRDRNNKPVDHDIVRHAEDDHHSRKRQRPSSKTLDTKTDEHSSKSLTPPSKSKTAKIAKIEGPDLVDRSPKTPERNEKDSHSMVMDKHQSELSFDPENKTNIVKPHDRLETGSNTGKENNLQSKDRKKKKKEKSERKKNKKDKKEKDKEKEKRDKIKKVYSESVESASASEKGLNLDAPMDPCNESAEFNSNDILQNISDCIELDTSKRNDSILSIEVTDHDLNREHNSSIHEMNDVKISKWELDDSNLNSNFLDPSRKVSCNKMQDHSEITSDVLRKAEHAIFAKAINAIRPVEFKVVIDAKRSSKDRSITVKPDHKDRDRERDRDRDRERDRERDRDRSHSPKASINKSVKERLGNKVVNERNYSSDRSKNDRDRRENSERKSSRDRYKYSSSSYSSRKREKDSKERVVAIERRFDDQRNRKSTEREVISISRRDSNYSDSNKYKSQNKDKSSTSGTKSDKRNYESDRSPYRRAKSGESRLIASIASRPSKPVRPDNPFRKFDENNSSSNKVSKFDNSLKRDGTSQSSDQGDNKRRKDKKLKKEKTLKKASSTESVKSDKRKDVKSKKKNKILKKKKKSRK; encoded by the exons ATGTCGGTTCACTACAAGTTTAAGAGTACCCTTCATTTCGATACAATTACCTTCGATGGTCTGCATATATCGGTTGCGGATTTA AAAAGAGAGATCATACAGCAGAAACGGTTGGGAAAAATCATCGATTTCGATCTTCAAATTACAAATGCTCAAAATAAAGAAG aATATAAAGATGATAACTTCTTAATACCAAAAAACACCACGTTGATTATTTCTCGGATTCCGATTGCACATCCCGTTAAAAAAGGATGGGATCCAGCCGCAGAAAATACAGTTGCAGCGGCGCCCACAAATAAGTCGGAGAATTTAAATATGGATCTGTTTAAAATGCAAGGAAGCGAAGAGGAA AAAATTCAAGCTATGATGATGCAGAGCACTGCGGATTATGATCCTAAAAC ATACCATCGCATAAAGGGACAGTCGCAAGTTGGTGAGGTGCCGGCTTCTTATCGCTGTAACAAATGTAAGCGAGGTGGCCACTGGATTAAGAATTGTACGTTTGCTGGAGGGAAGGAACAATATGAAGTGAAGAGAACTACGGGGATTCCCCGCTCATTTAGGGGCAAGCCAGAAAT ATCAATTGAACCAGAGgcatcaaaatatttaatgtccACTGAAAAGGAGCAAGAAATCCCAGAAGATTTGATATGTGGAATTTGTCGGAACATTTTCGTTGATGCCGTTATGATTCCCTGTTGCGGAAGTTCT TTTTGCGATGACT gTGTACGCACTTCGTTGCTGGAGTCGGAAGATAGCGAGTGTCCAGattgtaaagaaaaaaactgtTCGCCGGGTTCTTTGATTCCAAATCGATTTTTGAGGAACTCTGTAAACGTCTTTAAAAATGAATCTGGCTACAAATTAGCCGCCTATAAACCTG TTAGCAAAGCAACTCCCCCAGCTGAAAAAAAGGAGGACGAAGTTGCAGCTGAGCTTCCGGAAGAATCAAGTCAAACACAGGATGAAGAACCTCAGAATGAGCAGGAGGAGAATAAACCAGATACAGAGGAAGAAGAGGACGAAGAAGAGGATGGAGGAGAAAATGATGCTCCTGAAGCCTCAAACATAAATAGTATTGACCCAATC GCTATTCCTTCATATTCACAAAAGTCGCATGGCAATAACGTAATACAACGTCGTGATCAcaattatgaatataaatcGGATTTGGATATGAAACCGCAAAGCAACTATCCTAAAAGTGATGTTAAGCAAGAGCGAAGCCTTTTGCCTACGCCAGTTGGCACTCATCATAAGCCGCAATATCCAAATCATAATATGAACGATCAGCGCGATAAGCCGGTAATGAATCCTGAGCAAGATCATCGCATGGGTATATATAAACCTCCATATATGCAAATGCCTCGATTACCGACAATGCATCAACATATGGCGCCTTACAATAAtggatataataatatacaacaCAGGCCACCGATGAG TTTCGGTCATTATCAAAATCAACCTGTGCATCAAATAAATGCACCATATATTCCACCTGGAAACATGAATATAAATCCTTCGCAAACATTTCAATCATCGAATTTGGCTTCCATTTATCAAGGAGTTGCAGCAAAAGTTGGCACTGG ACTCATAGACGATCCACTTGAAGCGTTTAACAGAATTATGAAGgagaaagaaaagcaaaaagtggAACGTCGGCGTAGTCCAGGCCATCACAGATCACGATCTCCTGGGCGACCGAGACATCGCTTCAAGTCCCCAATATATGACCGAGGTTCGTCCAGGGGAAATGAG AATAAGGAGAAGCGACCACGATCTCGGGAACGGAAACGTGAATACAGTTATGAGCGAGGACGACCAAGTCGTCTTGTACGCCATTCAAGCCCTGGATCCAATTCACCAAGTGACAAGAAGAAGAG GTATGTGCATCGACGTTCTCCATCGCCAAAACAAGGTCATAAACAGAGATTAAGAGAAAAGTCGTTGCCCAAACCTCTATATGGATCGAAACCAGATACTGTGGAACCGCCGCCGCCTGGTTTTGAATCGTTGCCGATTGAAAACATTGCTGATAATGATAGAGACCGAAACAATAAGCCTGTTGATCATGATATCGTCAGGCATGCAGAGGACGATCATCATTCGCGAAAGAGACAAAGACCCTCCAGTAAGACTCTGGATACCAAAACCGATGAACATAGTTCCAAAAGCCTTACGCCACCCTCAAAGTCAAAGACtgcgaaaattgcaaaaatcgAAGGTCCTGATTTGGTTGATAGATCTCCAAAAACACCTGAGAGAAATGAAAAGGATTCCCATTCGATGGTTATGGACAAGCACCAGAGCGAGCTGTCATTTGATCCGGAAAATAAAACGAATATTGTAAAGCCACATGATCGTTTAGAGACTGGCAGTAATAcaggaaaagaaaataatctGCAGTCGAAAGATcggaaaaagaagaaaaaggaaaaatcgGAACgcaagaaaaacaagaaagataagaaggagaaggataaggagaaggagaaaagggataaaattaaaaaagtctACTCAGAAAGCGTTGAGTCAGCATCCGCGTCTGAGAAAGGCTTGAACCTCGATGCCCCAATGGATCCATGTAATGAAAGTGctgaatttaattcaaatgatatactgcaaaatatttcGGATTGCATTGAGCTTGATACATCAAAACGAAATGATTCAATTCTTAGCATCGAGGTGACAGATCACGATTTAAATAGAGAACATAATTCCTCAATTCATGAAATGAatgatgttaaaatttcaaagtGGGAGTTAGATGATAGTAATTTAAACAGTAATTTTTTAGATCCCAGTAGAAAAGTGTCCTGTAATAAAATGCAAGATCATTCGGAAATAACATCTGATGTTCTTCGTAAAGCGGAACATGCAATTTTTGCAAAAGCTATTAACGCTATACGACCGGTCGAGTTTAAAGTCGTCATTGATGCGAAGCGCAGTAGCAAAGATCGTTCCATTACAGTAAAACCTGATCATAAGGATCGTGACCGTGAACGTGATCGTGACCGTGATCGTGAACGCGATCGTGAACGCGATCGTGATCGTTCTCATTCCCCAAAGGCTAGCATTAATAAATCCGTCAAAGAAAGGCTAGGGAATAAAGTTGTTAACGAACGCAATTACTCATCAGATCGCTCGAAGAATGATCGCGATCGTCGGGAGAACTCGGAGAGAAAGTCAAGTCGCGACCGATACAAATACAGTTCTTCAAGTTACAGCTCCAGAAAACGTGAGAAGGATTCCAAAGAACGTGTTGTGGCAATTGAAAGGAGATTTGACGATCAACGAAATCGTAAGTCGACTGAAAGGGAAGTGATAAGTATATCACGCAGAGATTCAAATTATTCGGATTCCAACAAATATAAATCCCAAAACAAGGACAAGTCATCAACATCTGGCACAAAAAGTGATAAGCGAAATTATGAATCAGATCGAAGCCCTTATAGGAGAGCCAAATCAGGAGAATCCCGCTTGATTGCGTCAATTGCTTCGAGGCCATCAAAGCCCGTTCGTCCAGATAACCCTTTCCGAAAGTTTGACGAGAACAATTCTTCTAGTAATAAGGTATCAAAATTCGATAATTCTTTGAAGCGGGATGGTACTTCTCAATCTTCAGATCAAGGCGACAATAAGAGAAGAAAAGataaaaaactcaaaaaagaaaagaccTTAAAAAAGGCTTCGTCGACAGAATCGGTAAAAAGTGATAAGCGAAAAGatgtaaaaagtaaaaaaaaaaataaaatactaaaaaaaaagaaaaagtccAGAAAGTAA
- the LOC132793406 gene encoding CCHC-type zinc finger nucleic acid binding protein, whose amino-acid sequence MSMSATCYKCNRPGHFARDCSLGGGPGGGGPGGGGGMRDGGGGGGMRRNREKCYKCNQFGHFARACPEEAERCYRCNGVGHISKDCTQADNPSCYRCNKPGHWVRNCPEAVNERGSGPANVSCYKCNRTGHISKNCPETSKTCYGCGKSGHLRRECDEKGGRN is encoded by the coding sequence ATGTCGATGTCTGCCACGTGCTACAAGTGCAACCGGCCGGGCCACTTTGCCCGGGACTGCAGTCTCGGCGGTGGACCAGGAGGTGGTGGACCCGGAGGTGGCGGCGGTATGCGtgatggcggcggcggcggtggcatgCGTCGCAATCGTGAAAAGTGCTacaaatgcaatcaatttggGCACTTCGCACGCGCGTGCCCAGAGGAGGCCGAGCGATGCTATCGCTGCAACGGCGTTGGTCATATCTCCAAGGACTGCACTCAGGCCGACAATCCGTCATGCTACAGGTGCAACAAGCCCGGACATTGGGTGCGCAATTGCCCAGAGGCTGTCAACGAGCGCGGATCGGGACCGGCAAATGTCTCGTGCTATAAGTGCAACCGCACCGGACACATCTCCAAGAACTGCCCGGAGACATCAAAGACTTGCTATGGCTGCGGCAAGAGCGGACATCTGAGACGTGAATGCGACGAGAAGGGCGGACGGAACTAG